A stretch of the Geovibrio thiophilus genome encodes the following:
- a CDS encoding methyl-accepting chemotaxis protein codes for MRPISDVIQTLEEMNTGSKDLSRQIKCGSIDEIADMVDKFNLYQRNIASTVDDIRRLGLKIAEETAKTTKNINDSADDAQNQGELAGIIFNASSEATSALTDISVSTSEITSSTSENLESVRRSYSDMVGITEGINIIKSEIDSFQRTVSDLSKNSENIRQIVSLISDISDQTNLLALNAAIEAARAGEAGRGFAVVADEVRKLAERTQSATNDIGSNISGMTGLVKSTDSGAKQIESYAADIQNVVTGATAQFQTMMDDLEKNNSNLLRIASAIEELSVTNSQIHENVDSINTLSVNVAGHMKLSEEASHNLGGFTEELLDNVASFKTGSSAIEKLIRRAGEMRDMFQKELEALSAKCDVFDRNYKPVKNTDPQKYENSYNKQFEAAMQKMFDKFREELGSIYTLGVDAGGYLPTHHSQFSRPMTGNAQEDLVNSRHMRIYNANQVEKRRAKNTKPFLLQTYARDTGELLNDLSLPVYVKGKHWGGLIIGLKPEKVQG; via the coding sequence GTGCGTCCGATCAGTGATGTTATTCAGACTCTTGAGGAAATGAATACAGGCTCAAAGGATCTCTCAAGACAGATTAAGTGCGGCTCCATAGACGAAATAGCTGATATGGTCGACAAATTTAACCTGTATCAGAGGAACATAGCCTCAACTGTGGATGATATACGCCGTCTGGGACTCAAAATTGCCGAGGAAACTGCCAAAACAACTAAGAATATCAATGATTCCGCTGATGATGCCCAAAATCAGGGCGAGCTGGCGGGCATAATATTCAACGCAAGCAGCGAGGCGACATCCGCCCTCACAGATATTTCCGTAAGCACCTCCGAAATAACCAGTTCCACCTCTGAGAATCTGGAATCCGTCCGCAGGAGCTATTCAGACATGGTGGGCATTACAGAGGGGATCAACATCATCAAATCAGAGATAGACTCATTTCAGCGCACAGTATCTGATTTGAGCAAAAATTCAGAGAATATCAGGCAGATAGTCTCGCTCATCAGTGATATATCAGACCAAACAAATCTTCTGGCGCTCAACGCCGCAATTGAAGCCGCCAGAGCCGGCGAGGCGGGCAGAGGTTTTGCCGTTGTCGCAGACGAAGTCCGCAAGCTTGCCGAACGGACTCAGAGCGCCACAAACGACATCGGCAGCAACATCAGCGGCATGACGGGACTTGTGAAAAGCACGGACAGCGGAGCTAAGCAGATAGAATCCTACGCCGCTGACATTCAGAATGTGGTCACAGGGGCTACGGCGCAGTTCCAGACTATGATGGACGACCTTGAGAAAAATAACTCAAATCTTCTCCGAATCGCCTCCGCAATTGAAGAACTCTCCGTCACCAACAGCCAGATACACGAAAACGTTGACTCAATAAACACTCTCAGTGTGAATGTTGCCGGGCATATGAAGCTTTCGGAAGAGGCGTCACACAATCTCGGCGGATTTACCGAGGAACTTCTGGATAACGTCGCCTCATTTAAAACGGGCAGCTCGGCAATTGAAAAGCTCATCCGCAGGGCAGGGGAGATGCGGGATATGTTCCAGAAGGAGCTTGAGGCTCTTTCCGCTAAATGCGATGTTTTTGACCGTAACTACAAGCCTGTGAAAAACACAGATCCGCAGAAGTACGAAAACTCCTATAACAAGCAGTTTGAAGCTGCCATGCAGAAAATGTTCGATAAATTCCGCGAGGAACTGGGCTCGATCTACACTCTCGGTGTTGATGCTGGCGGGTATCTGCCCACACACCACAGCCAGTTTTCCCGCCCCATGACGGGCAACGCTCAGGAAGACCTTGTGAACAGCCGCCACATGAGGATATACAACGCCAATCAGGTTGAGAAGAGAAGGGCTAAGAACACCAAGCCTTTCCTCCTGCAAACCTACGCCCGTGACACAGGGGAGCTGCTGAACGATCTCTCCCTGCCGGTATATGTTAAGGGCAAGCATTGGGGCGGTCTTATTATTGGTCTGAAACCGGAGAAAGTGCAGGGCTGA
- a CDS encoding PAS domain-containing protein codes for MIGIGFDKLDELTDGVFYVDNKRRILFWNRGAEEITGYLKSECVGKMCFDDLLRHADHCGKELCRTDCPMQKTLKDGKPRELDAFLLNKRGERLPCTVSIKPLYDSTGAIRGATENFSLR; via the coding sequence ATGATTGGAATCGGGTTCGACAAGCTTGACGAACTTACTGATGGTGTATTCTACGTGGACAACAAGCGACGCATCCTCTTCTGGAACAGGGGCGCAGAGGAGATCACTGGCTATCTCAAATCCGAATGTGTGGGGAAAATGTGCTTCGATGATCTTCTGCGCCACGCAGACCATTGCGGGAAGGAGCTTTGCAGGACGGACTGCCCTATGCAGAAAACCCTTAAGGACGGCAAACCAAGAGAGCTTGATGCTTTTCTTCTGAATAAAAGAGGTGAAAGACTTCCCTGCACTGTGAGCATTAAGCCTCTTTATGATTCAACAGGCGCCATAAGAGGAGCCACGGAAAACTTCAGCCTCAGATAA
- a CDS encoding MBL fold metallo-hydrolase, translating to MDLRIILLALFMAGCSASAKVERAQVNAPFDGERFYNYDPRPERSRWDVWKWRFSSNKAEWPEWVDSTPQKIPNGRVDGLSVTFINHSTFLIQTDGLNILTDPFFSYRASPFTWAGPKRVRDAGVRMEDLPPVDVILISHNHYEHMDKPALEKLHGLFPDAAVYTGLGNVPDIRETGFKNVTEMDWWEETEFKGLKITFVPARHFSARTLWDRNMTLWGGFVLTGSSGNIYFAGDTAKGSHDKMIADKFGSFELALIPIGAYEPRWFMKYSHVNPEESVQIHQEINSKFSIGGHFGTVQLTDEGIDEPAADLVKAREAAGLAESEFIVPEFGATYVVR from the coding sequence ATGGATTTGAGAATTATTCTTCTCGCCTTGTTTATGGCGGGCTGCTCGGCATCGGCAAAAGTTGAGAGAGCACAAGTAAACGCGCCTTTTGACGGCGAAAGATTCTATAATTATGATCCCCGTCCGGAACGCTCAAGGTGGGATGTCTGGAAATGGCGTTTCAGTTCAAATAAAGCAGAATGGCCGGAGTGGGTGGACAGCACACCGCAGAAAATCCCGAACGGGAGAGTGGACGGGCTCTCGGTGACCTTCATAAATCACAGCACATTCCTTATACAGACTGACGGGCTCAACATACTAACCGACCCTTTTTTCTCATACAGAGCAAGCCCTTTCACATGGGCAGGACCGAAACGTGTCAGGGATGCCGGTGTGAGGATGGAGGATCTGCCGCCTGTGGATGTAATCCTCATCAGCCATAACCACTATGAGCATATGGACAAACCCGCTCTTGAAAAGCTGCACGGATTGTTCCCCGATGCCGCCGTATATACCGGACTGGGCAATGTGCCGGACATACGGGAAACAGGGTTCAAAAACGTTACGGAGATGGACTGGTGGGAAGAGACTGAGTTCAAGGGGCTGAAAATCACGTTTGTTCCGGCAAGGCATTTTTCCGCCCGCACACTGTGGGACAGAAATATGACTCTGTGGGGTGGCTTTGTGCTCACCGGGAGTTCAGGCAACATATACTTTGCCGGTGATACGGCAAAGGGCAGCCATGATAAAATGATAGCGGACAAATTCGGCAGTTTTGAGCTGGCGCTTATTCCCATAGGGGCGTATGAGCCAAGATGGTTCATGAAGTATTCCCACGTCAATCCGGAGGAATCCGTGCAGATACATCAGGAGATTAATTCTAAATTCAGCATAGGCGGTCACTTCGGCACAGTCCAGCTTACCGATGAAGGAATAGACGAACCCGCCGCAGACCTTGTAAAAGCACGTGAGGCGGCAGGGCTTGCGGAGAGTGAGTTTATTGTGCCGGAGTTCGGGGCAACCTATGTTGTGCGGTGA
- a CDS encoding ZIP family metal transporter, whose product MVEMFKELSPVYQALLATLFTWGMTALGGSLVFFFVKINRKLMDGMLGFAAGVMIAASYWSLLAPAIEMAENNGDTPAWIPAVVGFLAGGVFLWGIDKVLPHLHLGFPKSEAEGIKTSWQRSILLVLAITLHNIPEGLAVGVAFGAVAYGLPSADLAGAVALAIGIGIQNFPEGTAVSVPLRREGLSKFKCFWYGQLSGIVEPIAAIIGVLAVLAMRPLLPYALAFAAGAMIYVVVEELIPESQLEKNTDIATIGTMLGFAVMMALDVALG is encoded by the coding sequence ATGGTTGAAATGTTTAAGGAACTCAGTCCGGTTTATCAGGCGCTTCTGGCGACTCTGTTCACATGGGGGATGACTGCTCTCGGCGGTTCTCTTGTATTCTTTTTTGTAAAAATCAACCGCAAGCTTATGGATGGCATGCTCGGCTTCGCAGCCGGAGTAATGATCGCCGCCAGCTACTGGTCTCTCCTTGCCCCTGCAATCGAAATGGCTGAAAACAACGGCGACACACCCGCATGGATACCCGCTGTCGTGGGGTTTCTGGCGGGCGGCGTTTTCCTTTGGGGTATTGACAAGGTCTTGCCTCACCTGCACCTCGGTTTTCCCAAATCCGAAGCAGAAGGCATTAAAACAAGCTGGCAGAGGAGTATTCTTCTGGTGCTTGCGATAACTCTTCACAATATCCCCGAGGGGCTGGCAGTGGGCGTTGCTTTCGGCGCTGTGGCATATGGTCTGCCTTCGGCTGATCTGGCGGGAGCAGTCGCTCTCGCCATAGGTATAGGCATACAGAACTTTCCCGAGGGTACAGCGGTTTCAGTTCCCCTGCGCAGAGAGGGCTTAAGCAAGTTCAAATGCTTCTGGTACGGGCAGCTTTCCGGAATAGTCGAGCCTATCGCAGCCATAATTGGCGTTCTTGCTGTTCTCGCCATGCGTCCGCTGCTGCCGTATGCCCTTGCTTTTGCCGCCGGCGCTATGATTTATGTCGTGGTGGAGGAGCTGATTCCGGAGTCTCAGCTTGAGAAAAACACAGATATAGCCACAATCGGGACCATGCTCGGCTTTGCCGTGATGATGGCACTTGATGTGGCATTGGGATAA
- the nifB gene encoding nitrogenase cofactor biosynthesis protein NifB has product MDRETIKQKVEKHPCYCAGAHMKYSRIHLPVAPACNIQCNYCNRKFDCSNESRPGVTSDILTPEQALEKTISAYHAVENLSVAGIAGPGDALANPEETFGTFRLIKEFNPEIKLCLSTNGLALPKYIDQIVELGIEHVTVTMNAVDPEIAVKIYDNVGGEKGIEAVKKLIGNQILGIRMLVAENVIVKINSVLIPGVNDEHIAEVAKTIKELGAYIHNVIPLMSKKEYGTKFAEMEVPEPDCAMLAKVRNDCEDAMGSSENIMSHCRQCRADAVGKLGSVSKIGDLSLDEHSRTHSDAVFGKLNELAKADVSVGVAELKDFLADRTVRIAVASSNGRYLDSNFGKAGRFEIYAFTESGYAHEKTFDLAAEIAGSPENRLDARTSAIISGLGICNAVVFRKIGNSAAEEMKNLGIAPVVGTAYNVCLKEAWKAAEKIIAPEKAEVKK; this is encoded by the coding sequence ATGGACAGAGAAACAATCAAACAAAAGGTAGAGAAACACCCCTGTTACTGTGCCGGTGCGCACATGAAATATTCACGCATACATCTCCCCGTTGCTCCCGCATGCAACATACAGTGCAACTACTGCAACCGCAAGTTTGATTGCAGCAACGAGTCTCGCCCGGGTGTGACAAGCGATATTCTCACTCCCGAGCAGGCGCTTGAGAAAACAATCTCCGCTTATCACGCAGTTGAGAACCTCAGCGTGGCTGGCATAGCGGGTCCCGGTGACGCGCTTGCGAACCCTGAGGAAACCTTCGGCACATTCAGGCTGATAAAGGAGTTCAACCCCGAAATCAAGCTCTGTCTCAGCACAAACGGTCTTGCTCTTCCCAAATATATTGATCAGATAGTGGAACTGGGCATAGAGCATGTAACGGTCACAATGAACGCCGTTGACCCTGAAATCGCTGTTAAGATATATGACAACGTAGGCGGAGAAAAGGGTATCGAAGCCGTCAAAAAGCTTATCGGCAACCAGATCTTGGGTATACGCATGCTTGTGGCTGAGAATGTTATAGTTAAAATAAATTCGGTACTCATTCCCGGAGTAAATGACGAACACATAGCCGAAGTGGCTAAAACCATAAAGGAGCTGGGCGCTTACATCCATAATGTAATACCCCTGATGTCAAAAAAGGAATACGGAACTAAGTTTGCAGAAATGGAGGTTCCCGAACCCGACTGCGCTATGCTTGCCAAGGTCAGAAACGACTGTGAGGATGCCATGGGCAGCTCAGAGAACATCATGAGCCACTGCCGCCAGTGCAGGGCGGACGCGGTGGGCAAGCTGGGGAGCGTATCCAAAATAGGCGACCTCTCTCTTGATGAGCATTCCAGAACACACAGTGACGCCGTTTTCGGCAAGCTGAACGAACTCGCCAAGGCGGATGTCAGCGTCGGTGTGGCGGAGCTTAAGGATTTCCTCGCAGACCGCACAGTAAGAATCGCCGTTGCTTCCTCAAACGGACGCTATCTTGATTCCAATTTCGGAAAAGCGGGAAGATTTGAAATATACGCTTTCACAGAGAGCGGTTACGCACATGAAAAAACATTCGATCTCGCCGCGGAGATAGCCGGCTCCCCCGAAAACAGACTGGATGCCAGAACATCGGCTATAATATCCGGTCTTGGTATCTGCAACGCCGTTGTCTTCCGTAAAATAGGCAACAGCGCAGCAGAAGAGATGAAAAACTTAGGCATAGCCCCCGTGGTGGGAACGGCTTATAACGTGTGCCTGAAAGAGGCATGGAAAGCGGCTGAAAAAATCATAGCTCCTGAAAAGGCGGAGGTGAAAAAATGA
- the nifV gene encoding homocitrate synthase, whose product MKSFVIDDTTLRDGEQTPGVSFTLPEKLEIVKGLDKIGVQEIEAGIPVMGEEESRVFSRIVDLGLNARIIAWNRALISDVQASINAGADSVEISLPLSDIQIKTKLNKDREWIKNQIRRVIDFCVSKNLYVSVGGEDASRADIDFVTEYAKLVKEHGGARFRYCDTVGILDPFSTYETVKRIIEEAQIDVEIHAHNDFGLATANSLAAIRAGATHVNTTVIGLGERAGNAPLEEIVMASRHVYGIEDGFDHSCIKSLSEYVSKASGRAIEPYRPVIGELMFTHESGIHTDGILKNPNNYEAFDPAELGMERRLVVGKHSGRGILEYILKSHGLEYTSETVKALLEAAKNISGRKKRCLNNSEVIELYKSIAI is encoded by the coding sequence ATGAAAAGCTTTGTGATAGACGACACAACCCTCCGTGACGGAGAGCAGACCCCCGGGGTCAGCTTCACCCTCCCTGAAAAACTGGAGATAGTCAAAGGACTTGATAAAATAGGCGTTCAGGAGATTGAGGCGGGAATCCCCGTAATGGGCGAAGAGGAGAGCAGAGTCTTCTCACGCATAGTGGATCTCGGCTTAAACGCCCGCATAATCGCATGGAACAGGGCGCTCATAAGCGATGTTCAGGCATCAATCAACGCAGGAGCCGATTCGGTGGAAATCTCCCTCCCCCTGTCGGACATACAGATAAAAACCAAGCTGAACAAGGATCGTGAATGGATCAAGAATCAGATAAGGCGTGTCATAGACTTCTGCGTATCGAAAAATCTTTATGTGTCCGTCGGCGGCGAAGATGCCTCAAGAGCGGACATTGATTTTGTGACAGAATACGCGAAGCTGGTAAAGGAGCACGGCGGGGCACGCTTCCGCTACTGCGACACAGTCGGGATACTCGATCCTTTTTCGACCTATGAGACGGTTAAACGCATTATAGAGGAAGCTCAGATAGATGTTGAGATCCACGCTCACAACGATTTCGGGCTGGCTACGGCAAACTCGCTGGCTGCAATCAGAGCGGGCGCCACACACGTCAACACAACAGTCATAGGTCTCGGGGAGAGAGCGGGCAACGCCCCTCTGGAAGAGATAGTCATGGCATCCCGCCATGTTTACGGTATTGAGGACGGATTTGATCACTCGTGTATAAAAAGCCTCAGTGAATATGTATCAAAGGCTTCCGGCAGGGCAATTGAGCCTTACAGACCGGTGATCGGCGAGCTGATGTTTACCCATGAGTCCGGCATACACACAGACGGAATACTGAAAAATCCCAACAACTACGAAGCCTTTGATCCGGCGGAACTGGGGATGGAGAGAAGGCTTGTAGTGGGCAAGCACTCGGGCAGAGGAATACTGGAATACATTCTTAAGTCTCACGGGCTGGAATACACTTCCGAAACAGTGAAGGCGCTCCTTGAAGCCGCCAAAAATATCAGCGGCAGAAAGAAACGCTGCCTGAACAACAGCGAAGTTATAGAGCTTTATAAAAGCATCGCCATATAA